From a single Bacillus pseudomycoides DSM 12442 genomic region:
- the rnz gene encoding ribonuclease Z, producing the protein MEFVFLGTGAGVPSKGRNVSAIALQLLEERGETWLFDCGEATQHQILHTSVRPRRIEKIFITHLHGDHIFGLPGLLGSRSFQGGTTPLTVYGPKGIKQFIEVALSVSTTHVKYPLEIVEITEEGIVFEDKQFHVETKRLSHGIECFGYRIVEKDIQGHLLVEKLLEAGVKPGPIFKRLKDGEVVELEDGRVLHGKDFIGPPQKGRIITILGDTRYCEASKILAQDADILVHEATFAAADEIQAHDYFHSTTEQAASIALQANVKRLILTHISSRYQADTYKELLQEAQLLFANTEIAMDLKCFPVER; encoded by the coding sequence GTGGAATTTGTATTTTTAGGAACTGGTGCAGGCGTCCCTTCAAAAGGGAGAAATGTTTCGGCAATCGCTTTGCAGTTGTTAGAAGAACGAGGTGAAACGTGGTTATTTGACTGTGGTGAAGCAACACAACATCAAATTTTACATACATCAGTGCGTCCACGTCGCATTGAAAAAATATTTATTACACATTTGCATGGAGATCATATTTTTGGGTTACCTGGTTTATTAGGAAGTCGTTCCTTTCAAGGAGGAACAACTCCATTAACAGTATACGGACCAAAAGGGATTAAGCAATTCATTGAAGTCGCATTATCGGTGAGTACAACACATGTTAAATATCCACTTGAAATTGTAGAAATTACTGAGGAGGGTATTGTTTTTGAAGACAAGCAATTTCATGTAGAAACGAAGAGGTTGTCACATGGAATTGAATGTTTTGGATACCGAATCGTTGAGAAAGACATACAAGGACATCTCCTTGTTGAGAAGCTGCTAGAAGCTGGCGTAAAGCCAGGGCCAATCTTTAAACGTTTAAAAGACGGTGAAGTAGTTGAATTAGAGGATGGAAGGGTTTTACACGGAAAAGACTTTATTGGTCCACCTCAAAAAGGAAGAATCATTACGATTTTAGGGGATACACGTTATTGTGAAGCAAGTAAAATCCTTGCGCAAGATGCAGATATACTTGTACATGAAGCGACATTTGCAGCAGCAGATGAAATCCAGGCACATGATTATTTTCACTCAACAACAGAACAGGCGGCAAGTATTGCATTGCAAGCGAATGTGAAACGGTTAATATTGACTCACATTAGTTCGCGTTATCAAGCGGATACATATAAGGAATTGTTACAAGAAGCTCAGTTGTTGTTTGCAAATACAGAAATAGCTATGGATTTGAAATGTTTTCCAGTAGAACGATAA
- a CDS encoding DUF3932 family protein translates to MKEVFRLQTDFSSSFDRWVSSFVSDHPAPLEWTTLKELIHEYTTSHTNRTLPEYISSSITYYAQRISTTNNSEIVIYENPSIS, encoded by the coding sequence ATGAAAGAAGTATTTCGTTTACAAACTGATTTTTCATCTTCATTTGATCGCTGGGTAAGTTCTTTCGTGTCTGATCACCCAGCACCACTAGAATGGACGACTTTAAAAGAGTTAATTCATGAATACACCACATCGCATACAAATCGAACGTTACCTGAATACATTTCTTCATCTATCACATATTATGCACAACGTATTTCAACAACAAACAATTCAGAGATTGTGATTTATGAAAATCCTTCCATCTCATAA
- the sdaAB gene encoding L-serine ammonia-lyase, iron-sulfur-dependent subunit beta: protein MKYRSVFDIIGPVMIGPSSSHTAGAARMGQVARQLFRHEPKRVTISLYGSFAKTYRGHGTDVALIGGILGFETDDTRIPSALEIAKERGIEVDFIEEEANAPHPNTARIRLYKGEEEIEVVACSIGGGKIEVVELNGFDLQLSGTSPALLIVNNDRFGAIASVASILAKHEINISTMSVSRKEKGRRALMVIETDELLADEVIEEIKGQSNICQVTIMD from the coding sequence ATGAAATATCGCTCAGTATTTGATATTATCGGTCCAGTTATGATTGGGCCGTCCAGTTCACATACAGCAGGTGCAGCAAGAATGGGGCAAGTTGCTCGTCAACTTTTCCGTCATGAACCAAAAAGAGTTACGATTTCGTTATATGGCTCGTTTGCAAAAACATATCGTGGTCATGGAACGGATGTAGCATTGATTGGTGGTATACTAGGATTTGAAACAGATGATACACGTATCCCAAGTGCGCTAGAAATTGCAAAAGAGCGTGGGATTGAAGTGGACTTTATTGAAGAAGAAGCGAATGCACCACATCCGAATACAGCGAGAATTCGTTTGTATAAAGGAGAAGAGGAGATTGAAGTGGTCGCTTGTTCAATTGGTGGTGGAAAGATTGAAGTGGTGGAATTAAATGGGTTTGATTTACAACTATCAGGAACAAGTCCGGCACTTCTTATTGTAAATAATGATCGCTTTGGAGCGATTGCATCTGTAGCTTCTATACTAGCCAAACATGAAATTAATATTAGTACGATGAGTGTCTCACGTAAGGAAAAAGGAAGAAGAGCGCTTATGGTCATTGAAACAGATGAATTGTTGGCAGATGAAGTTATCGAAGAAATTAAAGGACAATCTAATATTTGTCAAGTAACTATTATGGATTAA